From Arachis hypogaea cultivar Tifrunner chromosome 3, arahy.Tifrunner.gnm2.J5K5, whole genome shotgun sequence:
TTCATTGGAATCTTTGCTTCTCTTCTCTAACCAACTCACAGGTCATGTCCCCACTGAGTTGGGCTTGCTCACCAGTCTCCGAGTCATGCGACTCGGTGACAACGAACTAACGGGCATCATTCCCGCCTCTCTTGGAAACCTCGTCAACTTGGTCATCCTTGGTTTGGCTACCTGCAGACTCACCGGGTCGATTCCACCGCAACTCGGCCAACTCAGCAATATGGAGAATCTGATACTTAAGGACAACGAGTTAATGGGACCGATTCCGGCCGAGTTGGGAAACTGCACGAGCCTCACTGTCTTCACCGCAGCTAACAACAAGCTCAACGGGTCAATCCCGAGTGAACTGAGTCAACTCAAGACCCTTCAGATTCTCAACCTCGCCAACAACACCTTGTCAGGGGAGATACCGAGTCAACTCGGGGAGATGAGTGATCTCGTTTACCTCAATTTCATGGGGAACCAACTCGAGGGTGCTATTCCACCATCGTTATCTCAACTGGGGAACCTTCAAACTCTCGACTTGTCAATGAACAAGCTCAGTGGCGGAATCCCAGAAGAATTGGGGAACATGCGTGAGCTATCTTTTTTGGTTCTTTCTGGCAACAACAATCTTAGTGGTGTCATTCCAACAAACATATGTTCCAACGCAACAAAGTTGGAGCATATGTTTCTGTCTGATATTGGAATTCATGGTGAGATTCCATCTTCATTGGGCCAATGCCAGTCACTGAAACAACTTGACTTGTCCAACAACTCACTCAATGGGTCCATTCCCATTGAAATTTATGGATTGCTGTGGTTAACTGATCTCTTGCTCCACAACAACACGTTGGTTGGTTCAGTTTCTCCCTCAATTGGAAACCTCAGTAGCTTGCAGATACTTGCATTGTTCCACAACAATTTGCAGGGTCCTCTGCCTGAAGAGATTGGGATGCTTCGGGAGTTGGAAATCTTGTATCTTTATGATAATCAATTGTCAGGGGATATACCCATGGAGATTGGGAACTGTTCCAGCTTGCAAATGATTGATCTCTATGGGAATCATTTCAGTGGTGAAATTCCAAAATCCATTGGAAGGCTGAAAAAATTGAATTTCCTTCACCTAAGGCAGAATGACCTTGTTGGTGAAATTCCTGCCACACTTGGTAACTGTCATAAGCTGAATATTCTGGATTTAGCAGATAATCAACTCTCAGGTGGAATCCCTGCAACACTTGGATACCTCAAGTCATTGGAACAGTTGATGCTCTACAACAATTCTCTTGAAGGTAACCTCCCTCACCAACTCACAAATGTAGCAAACTTGACCAGAGTGAATCTTTCTAAGAACAGACTGAATGGTAGTATGACTGCATTGTGTAGCTCTAGATCGTTTCTTTCCTTCGATGTCACGAACAATGCCTTTGATGGTGAAATTCCTCCCCAATTAGGAAATTCACCCTCACTTGAGAGGCTAAGATTAGGTAACAATAGATTTTCTGGTGAAGTTCCAAGGACATTGGGAAAGATCCATGAGTTGACACTGTTAGACCTCTCAGGGAATGCACTCACTGGACCAATACCGGATGAGCTCTCTTTATGCAACAGACTGTCTCAAATTCATTTACACAATAATTCTATGTCTGGCCAAATACCAACTTGGGTTGGAAGTTTGCCTCAGCTTGGGGAGCTTACCCTttccttcaataatttttctgGACCAATTCCATTAGGCTTATTCAGATGTTCCAAATTGCTGGTTCTTGACCTGAATGACAATTCTCTCAATGCTAGTCTCCCAGCTGAAGTTGGTGATCTTGCATCCCTTACCGTTCTCAGACTTGGCCGTAATAAGTTATCTGGACCGATCCCTGCAGCAATAGGCAAGTTGAGCAAGCTTTATGAGCTGCAGCTATCTAATAATAGCTTCAATGGTGAGATTCCAACAGAAATTGGAAAACTCCAAAATCTCCAGACCAGTTTAGACCTCGGTTACAACAATCTCTCAGGTGAAATCCCAGCTTCTCTTGGGAATCTGTTGAAATTGGAAGCACTTGATCTTTCCCACAATCAACTCACTGGAGAAGTCCCTCCACAAGTTGGTGACATGAGCAGTTTGGGAGTGCTTGATCTCTCCTACAACAACCTTCAAGGAAAATTGGACAGGAAATTCTCTCATTGGCCAGACGAGGCATTTGAAGGGAACCAACAGCTTTGTGGAAGCCCTCTTGATCACTGCAACAGTGATGATGCTTCCAGCAGAGATCAATCAGGCCTAAATGCACCATCAGTAGTGGTAATATCTGCCATTTCAACTCTAGCCGCAGTTGCGCTATTTATACTTGCATTCAGAGCCTTCTTCAGAAACAAACCAGAACATCTTAAGAGAGACAGTGAAGCGAATTATGTGTACTCCTCCTCTTCATCACAAGCACAGCGAAGGCCGCTGTTTCAACTCAACCCTGCTGGAAATCGAGATTTCAGGTGGGAAGATATCATGGATGCAACAAACAATCTAAGCGATGAATTCAAGATTGGTTCAGGGGGGTCAGGGACAATCTACAAAGCTGAATTGGCCAATGGAGATACAGTGGCTGTCAAGAAGATTTCAGCGAAAGATGATTTTCTGTTGAACAAAagcttcataagagaagttaagacACTTGGGAGGACAAGGCACAGGCATCTTGTGAAGCTTATAGGTTACTGTGGCAATAATGCAAACAAAGGAGCAGCTTGGAATCTGTTGATATATGAGTATATGGAGAATGGGAGTGTATGGGATTGGCTTCATGGGAAGCCAGCTACGGCCAGCAAAGTGAAGAGGAGCCTTGATTGGGAGACAAGGTTCAGAATTGCAGTGGGACTAGCTCAAGGAGTGGAGTACCTCCACCATGATTGTGTGCCAAAGATCATTCACAGGGATATCAAATCCAGCAACATATTGCTAGATTCCAAAATGGAAGCACACTTGGGAGATTTTGGACTTGCAAAAGCAATCTTCGAGAATTATGACTCCAGAACCGAGTCTAATTCTCTGTTTGCAGGATCTTACGGCTACATGGCTCCAGGTACTGAACCAAAAACTTATTTAAGAGTTGCTTCAATTATGTTTAATTTCCATCACTTATTTTGTTAGCATTGAATTGCTTCAGAGTACGCATACTCCCTACGTGCAACAGAAAAGAGTGATGTTTACAGCATGGGAATTGTGCTTATGGAGCTTGTTAGTGGTAAAACACCAACAGATGAAACTTTTGGAGCAGAGATGGATATGGTGAGATGGGTGGAGATGCACATGGATATGCATGGCGCTGCACGCGAGGAGGTGATAGATCCTGAGCTGAAACCTCTGTTGCCTGCTGAAGAGTTTGCGGCATTCCAAGTGCTTGAGGTAGCATTGCAGTGCACCAAAACTACACCACAGGAGAGGCCATCCTCCCGGAAAGTATGTGATCTTCTCCTCCATGTATTCAACAACAGGATGGCCCAGTTTGATAAGATGAATTTGGATCAGTACAAATTCAAGTGAAACTTGATTCCAAATATAATGCAGAGTATATGCCTCTGGATTTGGATCGTTGCTTTTAGTGCTTCGGGTTTTTTCcccttgttttcctgtttttttttccCCCTTATTGTTTAGATGCTCTAGATTTAACAGCCAGCAAAAACCGGTCACATACCGTTAAATTCTACTAATGATTTAGTTTTGCTTAACTTTAGTACTTAAACCAGATTGTTGCATTTAAAAAGCTAATTCCAAATTGGAAATTGGACATTTTGCATTATGTCATACTATTCTATTACGCAGCCTAATATCAATCTTGAAAGCAGAATACCCTTCGCATGATTGAAGTAAATGGAATTAATTTTGCTAAGAAAAACATCATCGGTTATATCAATTGcttcaaaaaagaagagaagtgCAAATTAATCAATATCGACGTGGTCCAATTTTTcttcttaaaagttaaaacaacaTCAAGGCAAGTGTTTACCATAACAGCAAAGACATTAACCAACTCCTACCTAGCATAATTTTTTAACCCAAGCCAACCAAAACTTCAAAAAATTACGAATTTAACGGTTTCTATGGCTTAAACAAAAGGGTTTGTCACGTGAGTTAGGAATAGCATATTATTGTAGAACATCTAATGCAGCTTAAAACATTATTTCagttcatcttttcctttttaaatcCATATCAAGTGCCCTAAACTTGTTAGCAAGACGATTATCAAGAGTCAAATCACAGTAGCATATGGTATGAAAACATCAATGATAGATACTGAAGTCACAGTTACTATGATCCTTACAGCTAAGAAAGTTATTCCGATTGAATTTATTATTCACGAAACCTTCTTACAGGTTTGactgcttcccaaaccttctaCTCAAAACAGGTATACCAGCATGAAAAAGCTATAACAGCCTTAGAAATAAAGCAACATGAAATCATAAAACAAAGGGAACAGGTCCAACacatttcttcattttcttcacaaaaactCAGCAAACCTTAATGTTGCACTAGTCATCATCTGCATCTGCAATGTAATACCACAGATAAATAAATGCAGTGAGGAAATGACAATCCAGAAACACGGAACACATCATAAGAAGCACAAGAATATTGATTACACAATACGAATAAATGGAATTTCTTGCTGAATTAATCAGTTCTCTAAAACCTCAGACAAACTAGATAAACCAGTGAAAGTATTCTCCACTCTCCAGATTTTCTCCATGATTGAAACAACCACATGTTCAAAGTATCTTGCTTTCCTGTTGTGTCCTAACTCCTAATGTTGCATCCAGGATctattacaaaagaaaaactcCACAATATTCAAGCTACTATATCCCTAGGGTAATCAGATTCTTTTGCAAAGATGACTAATGTTCCATAATGAACAACATCATGCAGCATTAGCCATGCAAGTTTTAGATTTGCATTTAATTTGCATAATCTCATTTTGGTTTAACTATCTTTATAAATTGCCACACTGCACTGAGGTAATCTTTATCTGAGAgtatctaaaacaaaaatttcttCCCCGGGAGTGTAGTAGTGTACAAAACATAATTCCTACATGAGTTAACTAAAAGGATTTAACATCTTCAAGAGTAACAGAATCCAAAAaccatttcatactttcttcagTCGGTACCAAGAGGATCAGGAGGCTGATTCATTAGgatgatttcaaaattttatccagATTCCAATAAGACTTTACTCAACATTCCATACCCGCTAAGACACCCCCAAAGTGGTTAGTTGCAGTACTCAAGAGATCAAATCCTTGAAGTCTTTACCTAATCACTAACCCAAGCTCAAAACTGTGGAAATTTACTCAAAccaaaagagaaaataataaatcaaaaagAGACTAAAAATTATGGTGTGGAAAGaggaggggggggggggttaGGGTTCCTATCTGTGACCCTCTCCACCCCATTGCCTTGAAATAGTTGGAGTTCCCTTTTCCAGTCACACAGCATCAATCCAAACAGCAATCATTATCACTTCAATTTACAAATCCCCTAGGAACAGCGCCACTAGTTCCCACAAATTCAACCCAAACAACAAAcacaaatataatttaaaataaaataaaaaatagaagagagaatacaatcaagagaaagaaacaaCGCAACGAAATTGAAAACACAAATGGTGTATAAATTCAGGTTGGCGGAATGAAGAAAAAGAGGGGAAAAccctaaattgaattgaatgataatTGGAGGAGATTAAAATACCAATATAACGTCTTTCGTTAGCGGCCTTGGCCTTCTCGAGCATCTTATCGAGGTCTTGTTCGACCTTGGCCTCCCACTTGAAGAGCTGGTCTACAAACAAAACGCCCAGACCCATTCCCAACACGTGCTCCCATGGATCTacaacaacaaaaacaacaacaacagagtCGGTGAAAAAGgaaattttctagagagagaaggttTTAGAGGAAAAGAGAGAGGAGAATGTTAATACGGCGCATGTAAGGGAGTTTGCGGAGGGCATTGGAGTACATCTGAGTGCCCAAACCCAATAGGGCTCCGATCGCCGTCGAGCTTAGCGgcattcttcttctctttctctgtcaCTACTCTCTTCTCTACTTCCCTTTCCTTTGCCTTTCTTATTCTTGGCCACTCTATATTATTACCACTTTTttctaattagaaaaaaaaaatcaattttaatgcACTGTTACTTATGTTAAATCACATACTTtggaaaaaattttaagtgtattcCAGTTGTATTAACCGTtgcttttaattaatatatattatatattttttataat
This genomic window contains:
- the LOC112734663 gene encoding uncharacterized protein, yielding MRRVSSAVMILLWLFSSTMIIGNSSSLHSETTLRVLLEVKKSFQQDPENVLSDWSEENKDYCSWRGVTCGSSINSNSELQVVSLNLSDSSLTGSISHSLALLRNLHHLDLSSNNLNGPIPPNLSNLTSLESLLLFSNQLTGHVPTELGLLTSLRVMRLGDNELTGIIPASLGNLVNLVILGLATCRLTGSIPPQLGQLSNMENLILKDNELMGPIPAELGNCTSLTVFTAANNKLNGSIPSELSQLKTLQILNLANNTLSGEIPSQLGEMSDLVYLNFMGNQLEGAIPPSLSQLGNLQTLDLSMNKLSGGIPEELGNMRELSFLVLSGNNNLSGVIPTNICSNATKLEHMFLSDIGIHGEIPSSLGQCQSLKQLDLSNNSLNGSIPIEIYGLLWLTDLLLHNNTLVGSVSPSIGNLSSLQILALFHNNLQGPLPEEIGMLRELEILYLYDNQLSGDIPMEIGNCSSLQMIDLYGNHFSGEIPKSIGRLKKLNFLHLRQNDLVGEIPATLGNCHKLNILDLADNQLSGGIPATLGYLKSLEQLMLYNNSLEGNLPHQLTNVANLTRVNLSKNRLNGSMTALCSSRSFLSFDVTNNAFDGEIPPQLGNSPSLERLRLGNNRFSGEVPRTLGKIHELTLLDLSGNALTGPIPDELSLCNRLSQIHLHNNSMSGQIPTWVGSLPQLGELTLSFNNFSGPIPLGLFRCSKLLVLDLNDNSLNASLPAEVGDLASLTVLRLGRNKLSGPIPAAIGKLSKLYELQLSNNSFNGEIPTEIGKLQNLQTSLDLGYNNLSGEIPASLGNLLKLEALDLSHNQLTGEVPPQVGDMSSLGVLDLSYNNLQGKLDRKFSHWPDEAFEGNQQLCGSPLDHCNSDDASSRDQSGLNAPSVVVISAISTLAAVALFILAFRAFFRNKPEHLKRDSEANYVYSSSSSQAQRRPLFQLNPAGNRDFRWEDIMDATNNLSDEFKIGSGGSGTIYKAELANGDTVAVKKISAKDDFLLNKSFIREVKTLGRTRHRHLVKLIGYCGNNANKGAAWNLLIYEYMENGSVWDWLHGKPATASKVKRSLDWETRFRIAVGLAQGVEYLHHDCVPKIIHRDIKSSNILLDSKMEAHLGDFGLAKAIFENYDSRTESNSLFAGSYGYMAPEYAYSLRATEKSDVYSMGIVLMELVSGKTPTDETFGAEMDMVRWVEMHMDMHGAAREEVIDPELKPLLPAEEFAAFQVLEVALQCTKTTPQERPSSRKVCDLLLHVFNNRMAQFDKMNLDQYKFK
- the LOC112734664 gene encoding uncharacterized protein, which produces MPLSSTAIGALLGLGTQMYSNALRKLPYMRHPWEHVLGMGLGVLFVDQLFKWEAKVEQDLDKMLEKAKAANERRYIDADDD